The segment GGTGGTTGAAGAATGAGCGATCTCAAATCTCACATCTCAAATCTCAAATTGGAATCTTGTGGTTATGCCGCCAGAATGGTTGTTTTTGAATTTCTGAGATCTGAGATCTGAGATCTGAGATCTGAGATAAGCGATAAGGGACAGGAGACAGGAAAGAAGGATAATGAAGCTTAACTCAGATAAAATATTACCGATCCTGACCCTCATCGCCATGATTGCTTCCCTGGCCGCCGTCCTTCTGCTGGCGCCCACGGAAAAGACCATGGGGGATGTCCAGCGCATCTTCTACTTTCATCTCGCCTGCGCTGCTGCTGCCTTTGTCTCCTTCACGTGCGTGTTCATCGCCTCTATCGGTTTTATTCTTCGCCGGGAAACGGTTTGGGATCATCTTGCCGCTTCGGCTGCCGAGGTAGGTGTGCTGTTTACAACCCTCGTTCTTGTTACCGGGCCGCTGTGGGCAAGGCCGGTGTGGGGTCAGTGGTGGGTATGGGACCCGAGGTTAACCACAACGCTGATCCTGTGGTTCCTCTATACAGGCTACCTGGTGCTCAGGCGGGCTATCCCGGGATATCGAGGCGCCATGGCCGGGGCGGTCTTTGCCATCCTTGCCTACGTGGATGTGCCGGTGGTCTATTTTTCGGTGTCCTGGTGGAGGGGAATCCATCCCCAGGTGCTCAGGGGCGGCGGGGGTCTTGACCCTGGCATGGTGTTCCCCCTGCTTATCAGTGTCACCGCCCTTTTGCTCCTTTCAGGGGTTCTCATCAGGGAGCGCCTTAACCTTGCCAACGCTGCGGATTGTGTTGACAGGATAGCCGTTGCGTTGGAGGATATGGAATCATGAGTGATCTTACCTGTCTGTTCGTGGCTTTTGCCCTTATATGGACCGGGGTCCTCGGCTACCTCGTCAGGCTCGCGGGCCTGAGAAGGCAGCTTGAGGCAAAGATCCACAGGCTCCAGGAGCGCCTTGAAAACAGGGATCTTCACAATGACTAAGCGTTTGCTCCTTGTGTTGATGCTTCTTGCGCTGATCATCGCCGGCTGCAGCAAAGGTGACAGCGGTGAGGATCTGTCAAAAGGCGCGCCGGACTTCACCCTCGCTGCTGTAGACGGTTCCATGGTGAGCATTTCCGACTACAGGGGCAAGGTCGTTCTCGTGGACTTCTGGGCTACGTGGTGCCCTCCCTGCCTGGAAATGATCCCGATCCTGTCAAGGCTGCACAAGAAATACTCGGACAAGGGACTGGTCGTCCTGGGAGTGTCACTGGACAACGAAGGCCTGGAAATGCTGGGGACTTTCGTCCACGAAAAAATGATCCCCTACAAGATCGTCATGGGCGACAAAAAGATTGGCAGCGCTTTTGGGGGGGTGTCCTCCATACCGACCCTGTATATGGTGGACCGGAACGGCAGGTTGGTGAGAAAACTCACCGGGTACCATTCCTATGCACAGCTGGAGGAGCAGGTTAAGAAATACCTGTAAAAGCAGTACCCAGTACCCGGTGCTGAAGTACTTAAGGACGAAAAGATAAACTTAAGATCATTAACATCAAACGTCAAACGTGGCAGGGTCGCAAAAAGTCCGTTATCGGTTTTTTGGTCCTCGGAAAGGGAAAAGCGCGGTTTTCCCTTTCCTCACGGATCAATGACTTATATCGACAGTCATTGATCCGGGCGCCCCCCTCGGGGCGCGTTGATGACTTTTTGCGAAGTCATCAAACGTCAAACCATTTTTCTTTTCGGGAGGTTTTTTCATGGACAACAGCAAAACTCTCGTTCTGGTCGTTGCGGCCCTTTTCCTCGGACTGATGGTAGGGATCCTCGGGCCCAAAATGTTCGGCTCCAAACCGGCGGTACAGCAGGTGTCCCAGCAGCAAAGTCCCGCGGCCCAACAGCAGGCTCCCGGGACCGATTACACCCTGCAGATAAACGAACTGAAAAGTCGCCTTCAGATTAACCCCAACGATGTCGCCCTCCTGGTCCAGCTGGGCAACACCTACTTTGACAGCAACATGTATCTTGAATCCATCGAGGCCTATGAAAAAGCCCTGGCCTTAAAGCCAGGGAACCCCAACGTCCTGACTGACCTGGGTGTTATGTACAGAAGGAGCCGGCAGCCGAATGAGGCGATCAAGCGGTTTCGCCTGGCTGCGGCTGCGGATCCGATGCATTTTCAGAGCCGTATGAACCTGGCAGTTGTGCTCCTTTACGATCTCAATGATAGTATCGGGGCCAGGGAAGCTGCCCAAAGCGTGCTTGCGGTTTACCCTCAGGGCCCCAACGCTGATAACGCCCGACAGATTTTAGCGGAGATCGAAGCACGGCAGTAGGTGTGTTTAAAAAAACAGAATCCAGAATCCAGGAGTCAGGAGTCAGTAGGAAAAGCAGGGCGTAGGGCGCAGATGGAAATCAGTGGACTTCAGTTGGCAGACAGCGCCTTAAACAAGGTAAGCGAGTAAAGCGTATGTGAGTACGTGCGTAAAACCTTTCGCATGCACGCTTAACGCACACACGCACACACGGACGCACGAATGGATTTTACATAGGGAGGTAACCCATGGATCGTAAAGAACTGATGCACATGTTCAACAGCCCCAACCGCCTTGGGACTATGAGCACCAGCGACGATGAGGGGAACCTGAACGCAGGTGTCTTCAATTCCCTCAGGATGATAGATGAGCAGACAGCGGTCATGGCTCTTGGTGGGAACCGCTCCCTGGACAACCTGGAGAAACATCCCAAAGCTGTTTTCCTTTTCTTCGAGCCGGATCCGGATCCCCTCCATTGGAAAGGTGCTCGTGTTTACATGGAGGTGGACAAGATAGACCGGGAAGGGCCCCTCTTCGAGCAGCTGGTACAGCAGGTCCGGGATGCGGCCGGTGACCAGGCGGCGGACGGGATAAGGGCCGCGGTGACCTTCAAGATAAGGGATGCGAGGCCCCTTATTGATATGGGGGCTTAAGAGCGAAACTCAGATCTCAGATCTCAAATCTCAAAAGGGGCCGTAAGGCCCTTTTTTATTCTGTCATTCCGGGCTGAAAACGGTATCTAAGTGTCCAGGTGTCCAGGTTAAAACACCGTGCCTGCCCTCCGTAGCCTTGTGCGAAGGTGGGAGCGATTCCGGTTGCTATAAAAGCGATGTTTTTCACCGAGGGGGGAAGATTGAGGAGGGGGTGAAGAGCGACCATCTTAAACCCCGCTTCGCCAGGTGGTTCGAAGAGAATTTTGGCGAGGTCGTAAAATTTAACGATCCACTATGGTAAAGTGAATTGAGGAGGCAGTATGCGAACCAGTAACCCCGCTTTAAACGACAAGGCTTTTTCCCGTGTAACGACTGGGGGCGAGACGATGACGATCTCGGGCGCCGTCAACAAGACCCTCATCCTGCTGGCGCTGGTGGTTTTCGCGGCTGCATACACATGGAGGCTCTTCTATGCGCAAATGGCCACCGCTGGCCCTCAGGCAGCTGCCCAGGCGGTCATGCCGTGGATGATCACCGGGCTCCTCGCCGGTTTTATCGTGGCCATGGTCACCATCTTCAAGAAGACCTGGGCTCCGGCCACTGCCCCTGCCTATGCTATCCTGGAAGGGTTGGCGTTGGGGGGCATCTCCGCCTTTTTCGAGGCCCAGTTCCCGGGGATCGTTATCCAGGCTGTAGCCCTTACCCTCGGCACCCTTTTTGCTCTGCTAATGGCCTACAAATCAGGACTTATCCGGGCTACGGAGAACTTTCGGCTTGGTGTCGTAGCCGCCACCGGGGGTATCTTCATTGTTTACATGATCAGCATGTTTGGCCGGATGATCTTTGGCTGGCAGATGCCCCTTATCCACGATAGCGGTCCCATGGGTATCGCCTTCAGCCTGTTCGTGGTGGTTATTGCGGCATTGAACCTGGTACTGGACTTCGATTTCATCGAGAAGGGACACGGTATGGCCCCGAAGTACATGGAGTGGTTCGCGGCTTTCGGGTTGGTGGTCACCCTGGTGTGGCTCTACCTTGAGATCCTCCGTCTCCTGTCAAAGCTGCGGAGTAAATAAATAGGGTAAAATCGTTGAACCGTGAACCGTGAACCGTGAATCGTGAACCGTGAATCGTGATTGGGTTGTCCACCGTATTTTCATGGGAAGGTGGATGCTCAGTGACTGACCTGCCCTGAGTTCCGCCGATGGCAGGATCCAGGGGTGATTGGTGAAATGGTCGTCCGCGGGGAGATCCTTTTCCGTAGGTCTGGAAATGAAACAGAACAAAAACAAGACTCCCACAGAGATGGTCTGGCACCAGATGTCCCTCCAGGATGTCCTCCTGGCCCTGGATACTGACGGTGAGAACGGACTTGCCTCTGCCGAGGCACTGCGTCGAAGGGAAGTGACAGGCCCTAACCTGCTCATCGAGAAGCGAGGCAGGGGTCTCCTGTCCATCTTCCTGGAACAGATCCGGTCGCTGATGGTCGTTGTGCTTCTGGCAGCCGGCGCCGTTTCCTTGTTTCTCGGGGAGTTTTCCGATGTCGTGGCCATTCTGGCCATCGTCCTGCTCAACGCTGTTCTGGGTGTCAAGGAGGAGTACAAGGCGGAAAAGGCCATCGCCGCCCTGCGCCGCCTGGCTGTGCCCAGGGTCAAGGTCCTGCGGGAAGGCCAGGTGGAGGAGGCAGGCGCCAGGGATCTGGTCCCCGGTGACATCGTTCTTCTCGAGGCCGGCGATATGGTACCGGCGGACTGCCGGCTTCTGTCCTGCGAGACCCTTCGCATTCAGGAATCCTCCCTGACAGGCGAATCAGAGCCGGTGGAAAAGTGGAACAAGGCTCTGGCTGAGCAGGATGCTGTTCCTCTGGGTGACAGGGTGAACATGGCGTTCATGGGAACGCCGGTGGTCCACGGACACGGTAAGGGGGTGGTCACCGGGACAGGTATGAACACCGAAATCGGCCGTGTGGCTGGCATGATCCAGGACCAGGAGGAGGAGGCGACGCCCCTTCAAAAAAGGCTGGACCGGCTGGCAAGAAACCTGGCTTTTGCCGCCCTTGCCCTGGTTCTTCTTGTCGTCCTGCTGGGCCTGGTGCGCGGAGAAGCTCCCAAGCTGTTGTTTTTAACGGCGGTCAGCCTGGCAGTCGCGGTCATGCCGGAGGGCCTGCCTGCGGTAGTGACGATAGCGCTCGCTCTGGGGGCGGAAAGAATGCTCCGCTACAAGGCGCTCATAAGGCGCCTTCCAGCCGTTGAAAGCCTCGGGTCCGTCACTGTCATATGTACCGACAAAACAGGAACGCTCACCGAGAACACAATGACGGTGACGATCCTCGACGCGGCGGGCCGGCGTTTAGACCTTGCTCAGAAGGCGCTTAAAACAGGGCTTCGCACGACCCCAGGTGAAGAGCTGGTCGACCTGTCGGGCTATCCGGCCATGACCCTCCTGCTGGCCGGAGGCGCTCTTTGTAACGATGCTACTTTGAGAGAGCGTCCGGACAAGACGCTGTCGGCCGTTGGAGATCCCACCGAAGGAGCCCTCGTGGTGGCGGCCGCGAGGGCGGGTCTCGGTAAAAGTCAACTGGACCAGCTGATGCCGAGGCTCGAAGAGGTTCCTTTCGACTCTGACCGCAGGCTTATGACAACGGTCCACAGTCTGGACCAAGCCCGTTCAGGAGGGCCCGGCGCTTTGCCTGACGTTCTTAAAGATGCGATATCTGACCAGGACAAGCGTCTTGTCATCACGAAAGGGGCCATCGAAAGCCTTCTTCCGTTGTGTGACCGCATCATGGATTCCAAGGGGCCCGGCACCCTTACCGCGGCCGGTCGGGACACGATCCTGAAAAGCCACGACGAGCTGGCGGGCATGGGGATGCGGATCCTGGGAGTGAGCTTTCGCGGCGACAGCGGCGCGCTGGAACCCGACCAGGGGAGCGGTTATGAAAAGGAGCTGGTTTATGTGGGGATGGTGGGGATACTGGATCCTCCGCGCCCCGAGGCCCTCAAGGCGGTGCAGACCTGCCGGGCAGCCGGTATCCGTACGATCATGATCACGGGGGACCATCCTCTGACCGCCGCCCACATTGCTGGAATACTCGGTATCGGAAACGGTGCCGGGGTCCTTACCGGCGCCCAGATGGACCAGATACCGGCAGACCGCCTGGCCCGGGAGATCGAGGGAACAGATGTCTACGCGAGAGTCTCACCTGCCCACAAACTGAGGATCGTCAAGGCCCTCAGAAGCGGGGGTCATATTGTTGCCATGACCGGGGACGGGGTCAACGATGCCCCTGCTTTAAAGAGTGCGGACGTCGGTGTTGCCATGGGCCTGGTGGGGACGGAGGTGGCCAAGGAGGCGGCGGATATCGTCCTGCAGGACGATAATTTCGCCACCATAGTGCATGCGGTGCGGGAGGGGCGGATAATCTTTGATAATATACGCAAGTTCGTCCTTTTCATTCTTGCCAGCAACTCCGCCGAGATCCTGGTCATGCTGGCGGGGCCCCTGATGGGCATGCCCCTGCCTCTTTATCCCCTCCAGATCCTCTGGGTCAACCTCCTGTCCGACGGTCTGCCCGCGGTGGCCCTGGCTGTGGAGCCGGGTGAAAAGGATGTCATGGAAAGGGCTCCCATCGATCCAAAGGAGGGGATATTCACCAGGGGCATGGTTTTCAGGATCGTCTGGGTGGGGACCCTGCTGGGCGCACTGTGCCTGTTTTCCGGATACCGGTTCTGGTCCATGGATGATCCGGCGTGGAGAACGCTCATCTTCAGCACCCTGACCTTTGGCCAGATGGCCAATGTCCTTGCGGTGCGGACAGGGAAACAGTCCCTTTTCCGGACCGGGATCATGTCCAACCGTCCCTTGCTGGGGGCTGTCCTTTTGACATGCGCACTTCAGGTGGCAGTGATCTACCTGCCTCCCCTGCAATCGGTGTTCAAGACGGTTCCCCTCACGGCTGCCCAGTTTGGAACCTGTTTGTTCCTGAGTTTTCTGCTTTTCTGGGCCATAGAAGGAGAAAAGCTGTTAAGGCGGCTGAGCCAAAGGAAAGTGGCCTCAGCTTCGAACCGGTAAAGGGGAGATGGGAAAAGTTAGCCGGGACACTGTGAAATAATTACGTTTTATTGCACCCGTGCACATGTGTGCTCACAACACTTTGAAAGCTGAGATTGATCCATCCTGACGCGGGTGATTTTGTCTGCTAAACTTTATTTTAGGGTCATCTGGGGGATGACCCAACTTTGTCTGTCCAGTCTTTCCTCGCGATCCATCCCTCTTGGCCCGAATGTCGGTTCGCTCACATCCAGTTGGAGGCAGGGTGTGATCCCTGCCTTTGTTTATGCGGGGTGTTTCCATGTTGTATGAACCGATTTTTAGAAGGTTAAGACAGGCGTGTCCCAGGTGCGCGGAGGGCAGGCTGCAGTGGAGGAGCTGGCGGCACTGGCAGCATATTTCCCAGGAAGGAAGGCGCTTCTGCGTTCTGTATACTCAGCTTTTCCCCCACGGCACTTCCACTCCCATCCTCTCCATTTTCCCGGCCAGTTCCCTTCCCTCCAGGGTGGGTTTGACGTTGTCCCCGTCCTGGACCGTGAACCCGGTTTCGATAAGCAGTTTGTCGGCTTTGTCCATCTGGCCGCTGTTTATGAGGGCCAGGACCGCCACTTCGTCACTGGACAGGCTCACGGACCCGTGACGGTAGTCCATGAACGCCTCCCAGGCCAGCGGAACCCACTTCTGGACGATCTTTTCGCCGATGGTCTCGGCGTATTCCCTTATTTCAAGCTGTGCCTTATGATCCATGCGCAGGTTCAGGAAGTGGAGGAGATTGTGCAGGTCGATCTTCCAGTACGCCTCCGTGTAGGTGGAAAGGGGCAGATCCTTCCTGGCCTGCTCCCTCGCGACCCCCCGTTCGATCCGTTCGTCGTATATTTCCTTTAAGAAGCTCTGGGCCTGGGTTTCGCGCTCAGTGAGGCGCTGGCCGACGTCGGTGTCCATACCGCCCTCACTGCCCTGACGGTTGATCTCGGACTGAAGTCGCCACTGGTCGGGCTGGGTGGTGCGGAACCTGTCGATGGCAAGAGAATATCGGGTAGAGTATTCGTTGACGTTAGCTGTTCTGTGCCTTATCCACTGGCGCCACAGATCCATGGGAACCCGGACGTGGAGCTTCACCTCGCACATCTCAAAGGGGGTCGTGTGGCGGTGCCGCATGAGGTACCGGAGGAGGCCCCGATCGTCGCTCACCGATTTGGTGCCCTTGCCGTAGGAGACCCTGGCGGCCTGCACGATGGAATCGTCGTTACCCATGTAGTCGATGAGGCGCACAAAACCGTCATCCAGAACGGGGAAGGCCTGGCCGAGGATCTCTTCCAGTTCCGGTACCTGGATGCGTTCGAGGCGTTCTGTACCTTTACTCACGGTGGACCTCCTGGGGGGATAAATAATCGAAAGCTCATTCTAATGGAAGTGTGGTTGGAAGGGAAGAGCGTACGAGGGGAAATTTGACACGGAGACACGGAGACGCGGTGACACGGAGGCATGGCGTGGGAGCAAAAGGTTCATGTGTCTAAGTATCCAGGTATCTACGTATCAAAATAACATCCGGAACCTGGAACCCGAGCGAAGTGAGCGAACCTGAGGCGTAGAAGCGTCGAGCGGTTGTGGATTGCGGTATGTCAAACAAATGGGGTCATATGTGTAATAATATCTACAAAAGGTTAACCTTTCTCAAGGCGGATACATGAGGGGAGCGCATGAGATCGCCAGATAGAAAAGCATGGCAACTCCTCGAATTTGTAGCAAGTTACCTTCTACTCCTACTTCTACTTCTACTTCTACTGAACCCCACCCCCTCCTGGCAT is part of the bacterium genome and harbors:
- a CDS encoding CcmD family protein, with product MSDLTCLFVAFALIWTGVLGYLVRLAGLRRQLEAKIHRLQERLENRDLHND
- the thyX gene encoding FAD-dependent thymidylate synthase: MSKGTERLERIQVPELEEILGQAFPVLDDGFVRLIDYMGNDDSIVQAARVSYGKGTKSVSDDRGLLRYLMRHRHTTPFEMCEVKLHVRVPMDLWRQWIRHRTANVNEYSTRYSLAIDRFRTTQPDQWRLQSEINRQGSEGGMDTDVGQRLTERETQAQSFLKEIYDERIERGVAREQARKDLPLSTYTEAYWKIDLHNLLHFLNLRMDHKAQLEIREYAETIGEKIVQKWVPLAWEAFMDYRHGSVSLSSDEVAVLALINSGQMDKADKLLIETGFTVQDGDNVKPTLEGRELAGKMERMGVEVPWGKS
- a CDS encoding Bax inhibitor-1/YccA family protein encodes the protein MRTSNPALNDKAFSRVTTGGETMTISGAVNKTLILLALVVFAAAYTWRLFYAQMATAGPQAAAQAVMPWMITGLLAGFIVAMVTIFKKTWAPATAPAYAILEGLALGGISAFFEAQFPGIVIQAVALTLGTLFALLMAYKSGLIRATENFRLGVVAATGGIFIVYMISMFGRMIFGWQMPLIHDSGPMGIAFSLFVVVIAALNLVLDFDFIEKGHGMAPKYMEWFAAFGLVVTLVWLYLEILRLLSKLRSK
- a CDS encoding tetratricopeptide repeat protein; translated protein: MDNSKTLVLVVAALFLGLMVGILGPKMFGSKPAVQQVSQQQSPAAQQQAPGTDYTLQINELKSRLQINPNDVALLVQLGNTYFDSNMYLESIEAYEKALALKPGNPNVLTDLGVMYRRSRQPNEAIKRFRLAAAADPMHFQSRMNLAVVLLYDLNDSIGAREAAQSVLAVYPQGPNADNARQILAEIEARQ
- a CDS encoding cation-translocating P-type ATPase; its protein translation is MKQNKNKTPTEMVWHQMSLQDVLLALDTDGENGLASAEALRRREVTGPNLLIEKRGRGLLSIFLEQIRSLMVVVLLAAGAVSLFLGEFSDVVAILAIVLLNAVLGVKEEYKAEKAIAALRRLAVPRVKVLREGQVEEAGARDLVPGDIVLLEAGDMVPADCRLLSCETLRIQESSLTGESEPVEKWNKALAEQDAVPLGDRVNMAFMGTPVVHGHGKGVVTGTGMNTEIGRVAGMIQDQEEEATPLQKRLDRLARNLAFAALALVLLVVLLGLVRGEAPKLLFLTAVSLAVAVMPEGLPAVVTIALALGAERMLRYKALIRRLPAVESLGSVTVICTDKTGTLTENTMTVTILDAAGRRLDLAQKALKTGLRTTPGEELVDLSGYPAMTLLLAGGALCNDATLRERPDKTLSAVGDPTEGALVVAAARAGLGKSQLDQLMPRLEEVPFDSDRRLMTTVHSLDQARSGGPGALPDVLKDAISDQDKRLVITKGAIESLLPLCDRIMDSKGPGTLTAAGRDTILKSHDELAGMGMRILGVSFRGDSGALEPDQGSGYEKELVYVGMVGILDPPRPEALKAVQTCRAAGIRTIMITGDHPLTAAHIAGILGIGNGAGVLTGAQMDQIPADRLAREIEGTDVYARVSPAHKLRIVKALRSGGHIVAMTGDGVNDAPALKSADVGVAMGLVGTEVAKEAADIVLQDDNFATIVHAVREGRIIFDNIRKFVLFILASNSAEILVMLAGPLMGMPLPLYPLQILWVNLLSDGLPAVALAVEPGEKDVMERAPIDPKEGIFTRGMVFRIVWVGTLLGALCLFSGYRFWSMDDPAWRTLIFSTLTFGQMANVLAVRTGKQSLFRTGIMSNRPLLGAVLLTCALQVAVIYLPPLQSVFKTVPLTAAQFGTCLFLSFLLFWAIEGEKLLRRLSQRKVASASNR
- a CDS encoding pyridoxamine 5'-phosphate oxidase family protein, translating into MDRKELMHMFNSPNRLGTMSTSDDEGNLNAGVFNSLRMIDEQTAVMALGGNRSLDNLEKHPKAVFLFFEPDPDPLHWKGARVYMEVDKIDREGPLFEQLVQQVRDAAGDQAADGIRAAVTFKIRDARPLIDMGA
- a CDS encoding TlpA disulfide reductase family protein; its protein translation is MTKRLLLVLMLLALIIAGCSKGDSGEDLSKGAPDFTLAAVDGSMVSISDYRGKVVLVDFWATWCPPCLEMIPILSRLHKKYSDKGLVVLGVSLDNEGLEMLGTFVHEKMIPYKIVMGDKKIGSAFGGVSSIPTLYMVDRNGRLVRKLTGYHSYAQLEEQVKKYL
- the ccsA gene encoding cytochrome c biogenesis protein CcsA — translated: MKLNSDKILPILTLIAMIASLAAVLLLAPTEKTMGDVQRIFYFHLACAAAAFVSFTCVFIASIGFILRRETVWDHLAASAAEVGVLFTTLVLVTGPLWARPVWGQWWVWDPRLTTTLILWFLYTGYLVLRRAIPGYRGAMAGAVFAILAYVDVPVVYFSVSWWRGIHPQVLRGGGGLDPGMVFPLLISVTALLLLSGVLIRERLNLANAADCVDRIAVALEDMES